From the Rhizomicrobium palustre genome, the window ACGACGATATAGGGGTCTTTGTCCAGACGGAGGAAAGGCGCGATCTTCTTGACGCGGGAGGCGATGTTGCGATGGAAGACGATGCGGCTTTCCGGCGTCACATAAGACGACAAGAGGATGTTGATATCGCCGAAATACCAGGAATAGAGCGCGCGGTTGGCAAGCCCGCCAATCTTCACACCATCCTTGCCGGTATAGGCCGCGTAAACGTTCTGATCGCCCTTGGGGTAATCGAATTCCGGGGTCGAGCTTTTGACGATGACATAGCTTTCCAGCTCTTCGCCGAAATAGATGCGCGGCTCGGTGATTTTGGGACCGCCATTGGAGATCGGCGGAATATCCTGCACATAAAGCGCGGGCAGCCCCCCTTCGGTCGCCTTGGTGACGGGCGACATCGCCACACCGTTGCCGTGCGTGAAGATCACATGGAGATTGAGCCAGGTCTGCACGTTCGACGGCAACAAATCCGATTTCAGCTCGCGCGCCGAGGTCATCACCTGCTGATAGCGCCCATCCAGCCAATAGCGGTCTACGTCGGCGTCGTGGAATTTGTAATAGGTGCGGATTTCCTGGAGCTGGCCGTAGCTCGACAGCAAGGGCTTGTAGTCCCACAGCCGGATATTATCGATGGTGGCGCTGTTGTTCTTGAGCGAGGCATAGCTCAGCGCGTCATCGCCCTCGAAAGGCTTCACCTCGATGCGGTTGAGGTCATAGGCCTCGCGCGTCATGGCGATGTTGCGCGCAATATAGGGCGCTTCAAGCTGCAACTGGCTCGGTTTGACCACGAAACGCTCGAACACCCCGGCGGCCAGCGGCGCGATGACGATGGAGAAAACCACAAGGCCGAAACAGGCGAAGAGCGGCAGCTTCAGGCTCTGGCCGCGGACATTGGCAAAACACACCAGCGCGGCAACCAGCGACAGGCAAGCCATGATCCAGAAGAGCGGCATCTGCAGATGGACATCGGTGTAGCTCGCCCCCACCACGACACCGTTATCGCCATAGACAAGACCAAAGCGCTGCAGCCAGAAATCGGCCGCCTTCGCGACGAGATAGAGCCCAGCGATCACCGAGATATGCGCCGCGGCGGCGGGCGCCACATAGCGGCGCTGCTGATCCACGATGATAGCGCCATGCACCCAATAGAGCGCGGCGGCAAAAATGCCCGATACGACCAGAATGAACAGCAGCCAATCCTTCAGCGCCTCATAGACCGGCAGGCTGAACAGGAAGAAACCGATATCCAAACCGAACAGGGGATCCTTCTCGCCATAAGGAACCTGATGGAGATAGCGCAGCACCAGATCCCAGACGCCAAAGGACGATAACGCTATCAGAAAGCCGAGCCCCGCCCCGGCCACAATGACCGCCGGTCCCCAAGGAAAATTGCGATAAAGCTGTTCCAGCGCGGCGGGCGGATTCAGCCCTTCAATGCTGTTCCAGGGTGAAGCGACGGGGCGCAGCATACGGCGCGGGCCCGCGCGGCGCTGGGCGAGAATACCATTGACGATGAGAAGCGCGGCGCTGACCGCAAATACCGCCGTAAAGAGCGCGATCCGGGCCAAAACCCGCGTCCAGAACACCTCCGCAAGGCCAAGAGAGGAGAACCAGCTCCAATCCACCAGGAAGCCAGCCAGAACGCGGAACCCCACCAGAAGGGCGATGGCCGCACCGATAATGATAAGAAGAAAACGATTGTTGGCGCTCACGATCCTGCCCAAGCGGATACACGCAGCAAGGGATACACCCCGCCCCACGCCCCTACAAGGCGCCGACCGTTCAAGCTTTGTTGTACGGAGGAATCAGGAACCGCTAAGCAGCGGCGGAGGCGCTGCCGTTATTCTGCGGCTCGGTCAGAATGGCGTAGAGCGCCTCTGCCGTGGTCGCCTTGCGCAGCTTCTCACAGACCGCCTGATTGCGCAGAAGCCGCGAGACGCGCGCCAGTGCCTTCAGATGATCCGCACCTGCGCCTTCGGGCGCGAGCAGCATGAAAACGAGATCGACCGGCTGATTATCCACCGCCTCGTATTCGAGCGCGTTATCGAGCTTGGCAAAGAGGCCCGTGATCTTGGAGATATCGTCGAGACGGCCATGCGGGATGGCGATGCCCTGCCCCACACCGGTGGTGCCAAGACGCTCGCGCTCGACCAAGGTCTCGAGGATGCGGATCGACGGCACGCGCGTGAGGAAAGACGCCTTATCAGCGAGATGTTGCAAAAGATGCTTCTTGTCCTTGAACTTCAAAGAAGGAAGCACGCCCTCTGGACTGAGCAGATCGGAGATTTGCATGACGGTCCTACGGTAACCTTCTCTGACCTAGAGAACACTCAACACCGAACGCGCTACCCGGACGCTTG encodes:
- a CDS encoding UPF0182 family protein, translated to MSANNRFLLIIIGAAIALLVGFRVLAGFLVDWSWFSSLGLAEVFWTRVLARIALFTAVFAVSAALLIVNGILAQRRAGPRRMLRPVASPWNSIEGLNPPAALEQLYRNFPWGPAVIVAGAGLGFLIALSSFGVWDLVLRYLHQVPYGEKDPLFGLDIGFFLFSLPVYEALKDWLLFILVVSGIFAAALYWVHGAIIVDQQRRYVAPAAAAHISVIAGLYLVAKAADFWLQRFGLVYGDNGVVVGASYTDVHLQMPLFWIMACLSLVAALVCFANVRGQSLKLPLFACFGLVVFSIVIAPLAAGVFERFVVKPSQLQLEAPYIARNIAMTREAYDLNRIEVKPFEGDDALSYASLKNNSATIDNIRLWDYKPLLSSYGQLQEIRTYYKFHDADVDRYWLDGRYQQVMTSARELKSDLLPSNVQTWLNLHVIFTHGNGVAMSPVTKATEGGLPALYVQDIPPISNGGPKITEPRIYFGEELESYVIVKSSTPEFDYPKGDQNVYAAYTGKDGVKIGGLANRALYSWYFGDINILLSSYVTPESRIVFHRNIASRVKKIAPFLRLDKDPYIVVSDGKLFWIQDAYTVSSAFPYSKRMEDGTANYIRNSVKVVVDAYNGTVDFYIADAGDPLIKTYARIYPGLFRPIAAMPADLRQHVRYPEDFFTVQADMYRAYHMQTPEVFYNREDLWQFPKRPASDEGDAEGRMAPYYLNMRLPGEKETEFVLMLPMAPNQRDNMIAWLAARCDGPSYGKLVVYTFPKDKLVYGPFQINALISQNTEVSQQISLWNQMGSRVIHGNLLVVPIDDSLLYVMPLYLRAASGQLPELKRVIAVYNGKVVMDESLAKVLATLFPAPNGAAADAAAAAAGAQNPLPALKDAAQGKGPASDAARAALDHYNKALAKLKAGDWAGFGAELNAMKPLLEEMNAGKK
- the ptsN gene encoding PTS IIA-like nitrogen regulatory protein PtsN; this encodes MQISDLLSPEGVLPSLKFKDKKHLLQHLADKASFLTRVPSIRILETLVERERLGTTGVGQGIAIPHGRLDDISKITGLFAKLDNALEYEAVDNQPVDLVFMLLAPEGAGADHLKALARVSRLLRNQAVCEKLRKATTAEALYAILTEPQNNGSASAAA